One Anoplopoma fimbria isolate UVic2021 breed Golden Eagle Sablefish chromosome 21, Afim_UVic_2022, whole genome shotgun sequence DNA segment encodes these proteins:
- the LOC129110822 gene encoding GTPase IMAP family member 4 isoform X2, translating to MEASKALQTEAKDATGPGEAKRAAAAAKAANRLPEVRLVVLGWRWPGKSLTGNSILGREEFHLERAAEFCVKRETEVLGRQVTVVDTPGWFSAQDTPPSYKQELVRGASLCPPGPHVFLLVIPVGMFTEVDRARIEEHVSLFGEHVWKHTIVVFTWAEVLKTISIERYIRREGKELQSVLERCKRRYFVINNSIFGEHPQVGRLLERVEKVVAEEGGYYNPEEVEKKPLDENQNPAREGRELGARPKQNSVLSLPKTTEVETLST from the exons ATGGAAGCGAGTAAAGCACTTCAGACGGAAG CCAAGGATGCTACTGGACCGGGAGAGGCCAAAagggcagcagctgcagccaaGGCGGCTAACCGCCTGCCTGAAGTTCGTCTGGTGGTGCTTGGATGGAGGTGGCCGGGGAAGAGCCTGACTGGAAACTCAATCTTAGGCCGAGAGGAGTTTCACTTGGAGCGGGCAGCCGAGTTCTGcgtgaagagagagacagaggtgcTGGGGCGCCAGGTGACTGTGGTGGACACTCCCGGCTGGTTCTCGGCCCAGGATACACCCCCCTCCTACAAGCAGGAGTTGGTGAGGGGAGCGTCTCTTTGCCCTCCAGGTCCACACGTCTTCCTGCTCGTCATCCCCGTTGGCATGTTCACAGAGGTGGATCGCGCTCGCATCGAGGAGCATGTGAGCCTCTTTGGTGAACACGTGTGGAAGCACACGATTGTGGTCTTCACCTGGGCGGAGGTGTTGAAGACCATTTCCATCGAGAGGTACATTCGCAGGGAGGGCAAGGAGCTGCAGTCGGTGCTGGAGAGGTGTAAGAGAAGGTACTTTGTCATTAATAACAGCATATTCGGGGAGCATCCCCAGGTGGGGCGTTTGCTGGAGAGAGTGGAGAAGGTAGTGGCAGAGGAGGGGGGCTACTACAAcccagaggaggtggagaagaaaCCTCTGGATGAGAACCAGAATCCAGCTAGAGAGGGCCGGGAGCTGGGGGCACGGCCCAAACAGAACTCTGTGCTGAGTTTGCCAAAAACCACGGAGGTGGAGACGCTTTCAA CTTAA
- the LOC129110822 gene encoding GTPase IMAP family member 4 isoform X1 codes for MEASKALQTEAKDATGPGEAKRAAAAAKAANRLPEVRLVVLGWRWPGKSLTGNSILGREEFHLERAAEFCVKRETEVLGRQVTVVDTPGWFSAQDTPPSYKQELVRGASLCPPGPHVFLLVIPVGMFTEVDRARIEEHVSLFGEHVWKHTIVVFTWAEVLKTISIERYIRREGKELQSVLERCKRRYFVINNSIFGEHPQVGRLLERVEKVVAEEGGYYNPEEVEKKPLDENQNPAREGRELGARPKQNSVLSLPKTTEVETLSSE; via the exons ATGGAAGCGAGTAAAGCACTTCAGACGGAAG CCAAGGATGCTACTGGACCGGGAGAGGCCAAAagggcagcagctgcagccaaGGCGGCTAACCGCCTGCCTGAAGTTCGTCTGGTGGTGCTTGGATGGAGGTGGCCGGGGAAGAGCCTGACTGGAAACTCAATCTTAGGCCGAGAGGAGTTTCACTTGGAGCGGGCAGCCGAGTTCTGcgtgaagagagagacagaggtgcTGGGGCGCCAGGTGACTGTGGTGGACACTCCCGGCTGGTTCTCGGCCCAGGATACACCCCCCTCCTACAAGCAGGAGTTGGTGAGGGGAGCGTCTCTTTGCCCTCCAGGTCCACACGTCTTCCTGCTCGTCATCCCCGTTGGCATGTTCACAGAGGTGGATCGCGCTCGCATCGAGGAGCATGTGAGCCTCTTTGGTGAACACGTGTGGAAGCACACGATTGTGGTCTTCACCTGGGCGGAGGTGTTGAAGACCATTTCCATCGAGAGGTACATTCGCAGGGAGGGCAAGGAGCTGCAGTCGGTGCTGGAGAGGTGTAAGAGAAGGTACTTTGTCATTAATAACAGCATATTCGGGGAGCATCCCCAGGTGGGGCGTTTGCTGGAGAGAGTGGAGAAGGTAGTGGCAGAGGAGGGGGGCTACTACAAcccagaggaggtggagaagaaaCCTCTGGATGAGAACCAGAATCCAGCTAGAGAGGGCCGGGAGCTGGGGGCACGGCCCAAACAGAACTCTGTGCTGAGTTTGCCAAAAACCACGGAGGTGGAGACGCTTTCAAGTGAGTGA